One segment of Indicator indicator isolate 239-I01 chromosome 23, UM_Iind_1.1, whole genome shotgun sequence DNA contains the following:
- the TNIP2 gene encoding TNFAIP3-interacting protein 2, with protein sequence MCSVSEASSTEPLVARFKQVEETLEKLHRENRSLKNKVPRYNALCTLYHESAQQLKQLQLQLAAKEATIRELRGSLARQQQAGGEAGTASAEPARSLVESLLEQLDQARERLRDSERLSAKRVEALSQEVQKLNQQLEEKNREIQQMINQPPYEKEREILKLQKSLAEREKAQATSDVLCRSLADEAHQLQRKLAATAEMCQHLAKCLEEKQRKEKGNSDDQIATERSNQLSDSETSLQALICNLQDENRILKQKVAHVEDLNAKWQRYDASRDEYVKRLHLQLKEMKSQLEQQHGVTSAQASSDLMHKEIFRLNKLLEEKIKECVKTKRELEDVKKASEGDTERIQMLEQQVLVYKDDFTSERSDRERAQSKIQELQAEVACLQHQLARRQDSRDTSSHFRGHTGNQNRMYPQKNVEHLQGNSPGQTGMRRTSSQSEQASPPVDNGNSGSEGRAQGELRCPHCMRFFRDELSDEFLKHVTECCQ encoded by the exons ATGTGCTCGGTAAGCGAGGCCAGCAGCACGGAACCCTTGGTGGCCCGCTTCAAACAGGTGGAGGAAACGCTGGAGAAGCTGCACCGGGAAAACAGGAGCTTGAAGAACAAAGTGCCTCGGTACAATGCACTCTGCACCTTGTATCACGAGTCggcacagcagctgaagcagctccagctgcagctggccGCCAAGGAGGCGACGATCCGGGAGCTGCGGGGCAGCCTGGCCCGGCAGCAGCAAGCGGGCGGCGAGGCAGGGACGGCGAGCGCGGAGCCGGCTCGCTCGCTGGTGGAgagcctgctggagcagctggaccAGGCCAGAGAGCGCCTCAGGGACAGCGAGAGGCTCTCAGCCAAAAGAGTGGAAGCTCTCAGCCAG GAAGTACAGAAGTTGAATCAGCAActagaagagaaaaacagagagatACAGCAGATGATAAATCAGCCTCCCtatgaaaaggagagagaaatctTAAAACTCCAGaaaagcctggcagagagggagaaggctCAGGCCACCAGCGATGTTTTGTGTCGTTCGCTTGCTGACGAAGCTCACCAACTCCAACGCAAGTtagcagccacagcagaaatGTGTCAACACCTGGCCAAATGTctggaagagaaacaaagaaaagagaaggggaattCAGATGACCAGATAGCTACAGAAAGATCTAACCAG CTTTCAGACAGTGAAACTTCACTTCAAGCTCTTATTTGCAACCTACAAGATGAAAACAggatattaaaacaaaaagtagCTCAT GTGGAAGACTTGAACGCCAAATGGCAGAGGTATGACGCAAGCAGGGATGAGTACGTGAAGAGACTCCACTTGCAACTAAAGGAGATGAAGTCCCAGCTTGAGCAGCAGCACGGAGTGACTTCGGCACAAGCCAGTTCTGACCTGATGCACAAAGAGATATTCCGGTTAAACAAGCTgttggaagaaaaaataaaggaatgcGTAAAAACAAAGAGAGAGTTGGAAGATGTGAAGAAAGCTAGTGAAGGAGACACTGAGCGCATACAAATGCTGGAACAACAG GTCCTAGTTTATAAAGATGATTTCACATCTGAGAGGTCAGACCGAGAACGAGCACAGAGCAAAATACAAGAGCTACAGGCAGAGGTTGCATGCCTGCAACACCAGCTAGCAAGAAGACAG GACTCAAGAGATACAAGTAGTCATTTCAGAGGGCACACTGGCAACCAAAATCGTATGTACCCACAGAAGAACGTTGAACACCTGCAAGGCAACAGCCCAGGCCAAACGGGCATGAGAAGAACATCTTCACAGTCTGAACaagcttctcctcctgtggaCAATGGAAACTCAGGATCTGAGGGCAGGGCACAGGGTGAACTTAGATGTCCTCATTGTATGAGGTTTTTCAGGGATGAACTCAGTGATGAATTCCTCAAgcatgttactgaatgttgtcaGTGA